In a genomic window of Lycium ferocissimum isolate CSIRO_LF1 chromosome 9, AGI_CSIRO_Lferr_CH_V1, whole genome shotgun sequence:
- the LOC132069453 gene encoding protein DETOXIFICATION 49-like — protein sequence MLTPLISENPKIEDQKERSNIQKNHLTLAISEAKCITNIALPMIFTGLILYSRSIISMIFLGHLGELSLAGGSLAIGFANITGYSILSGLAMGMEPICGQAFGAKRFKILGLTLQRTILLLFLTSIPISFLWLYMKRILVFCGQDHEIASEAQYYILFSLPDLLAQSFLHPLRIYLRSQSITLPLTYCAIFAILLHIPINYFLIKVLNLGIKGVAISGVWTNFNLVGSLILYIIFSKIYKKTWSGISSECFRGWKSLLDLAIPSCISVCLEWWWYEIMILLCGLLINPQATVASMGILIQTTALIYIFPSSLSFGVSTRVGNELGANRPNRAKLAAIIGLCTSFILGISALFFATMVRNVWAKMFTQDQEIVKLTAMVLPIIGLCELGNCPQTTGCGVLRGTARPKLGANVNLGCFYLVGMPVAVWLGFFMGFDFKGLWLGLLAAQGSCAVTMMLIILVETNWEDQARRAKELTEIINGDYDNQDERFIDEKTEDYLESSDYQKLENSAV from the coding sequence atgttGACTCCATTGATATCTGAAAATCCAAAAATAGAAGACCAAAAGGAACGGAGCAATATTCAAAAAAATCATCTAACTCTTGCAATTTCAGAGGCTAAATGCATAACCAATATTGCACTTCCAATGATATTTACAGGGCTAATTCTTTACTCACGTTCaattatttccatgatttttctTGGTCATCTAGGGGAACTTTCTTTAGCTGGTGGTTCACTTGCAATTGGATTTGCAAATATAACCGGTTATTCAATTCTTTCAGGCCTAGCCATGGGAATGGAACCAATTTGTGGACAAGCTTTTGGTGCaaaaagattcaagattttagGCCTTACATTACAGAGGACTATTCTTTTGCTATTTTTAACCTCAATTCCCATTTCATTCTTGTGGCTATACATGAAAAGAATCTTGGTATTTTGTGGCCAGGATCATGAAATTGCATCAGAAGCACAATATTACATTCTTTTTTCACTCCCTGATCTTCTTGCTCAGTCTTTTTTACACCCCCTGAGGATTTATCTTCGTTCACAATCCATCACATTGCCTCTAACTTATTGTGCTATTTTTGCAATTCTTCTTCATATCCcaattaattatttcttaatcAAAGTTCTTAATCTTGGGATTAAAGGTGTTGCCATAAGTGGGGTTTGGACAAATTTCAATCTTGTTGGCTCATTAattctttatattattttttctaagaTTTACAAGAAAACTTGGAGTGGAATTTCTTCAGAGTGTTTTAGGGGATGGAAATCACTTCTTGATTTAGCAATTCCAAGTTGTATTAGTGTTTGTTTAGAGTGGTGGTggtatgaaattatgattttattatgtGGCCTTTTAATTAATCCTCAAGCAACAGTTGCATCTATGGGAATTTTAATTCAAACAACAGCTTTGATATACATTTTCCCATCATCCTTGAGCTTTGGTGTATCAACAAGAGTTGGAAATGAATTAGGGGCTAATCGTCCAAATCGCGCGAAATTAGCAGCTATAATTGGACTATGTACAAGTTTCATTTTGGGAATTTCAGCATTGTTTTTTGCTACTATGGTAAGGAATGTTTGGGCAAAAATGTTCACTCAAGACCAAGAAATTGTCAAATTAACTGCCATGGTTTTGCCAATTATAGGACTATGTGAACTTGGAAACTGTCCACAAACAACAGGTTGTGGTGTGTTAAGAGGAACAGCAAGGCCTAAATTAGGTGCTAATGTTAATCTAGGATGTTTTTATCTTGTTGGAATGCCAGTTGCTGTTTGGTTAGGATTTTTTATGGGGTTTGATTTTAAAGGATTATGGCTTGGATTATTAGCTGCACAGGGTTCATGTGCTGTGACTATGATGCTGATTATATTGGTTGAGACTAATTGGGAAGATCAAGCAAGAAGAGCAAAagaacttactgaaattatcaATGGTGATTATGATAATCAAGATGAGAGGTTCATTGATGAAAAGACAGAAGATTATTTGGAATCATCGGATTATCAGAAGTTAGAGAATTCAGctgtttga